Proteins encoded in a region of the Ruegeria sp. AD91A genome:
- a CDS encoding pseudouridine synthase, whose protein sequence is MPLTASETRLSQARGMRYGPDMNKTPPPGDRIAKVLARAGVASRREAERMIEAGRVAVNGKTIDSPALNVTAKDKIVVDGKPVSEPEPSRLWLYHKPAGLVTTTSDEKGRETIFDRLPDDMPRVMSVGRLDLNSEGLLLLTNDGGIKRKLELPSTGWLRKYRVRVNGRPKDEDFEPLRKGLVIEGERFQTMTVSLDRQQGANAWLTIGLREGKNREIRRAMEDISLTVNRLLRVSYGPFQLGTLKQGEVEEVRRRVMRDQLGLDSEDKADNAPKRPSRPQRKRPQIGKIPRK, encoded by the coding sequence ATGCCCCTGACTGCATCAGAAACCCGCCTTTCGCAAGCGCGCGGGATGCGGTATGGCCCTGACATGAACAAGACCCCACCCCCCGGCGATCGGATCGCCAAAGTCCTGGCCCGCGCTGGCGTAGCGTCGCGGCGCGAGGCGGAACGCATGATCGAAGCAGGCCGCGTGGCAGTGAATGGCAAGACCATTGACAGCCCTGCCCTGAACGTGACGGCGAAAGACAAGATCGTAGTCGACGGCAAGCCGGTCTCGGAACCGGAACCATCGCGCCTGTGGCTGTATCACAAGCCTGCCGGGTTGGTGACAACGACCAGCGACGAAAAAGGGCGAGAGACAATATTCGACAGGCTGCCCGACGACATGCCACGGGTGATGAGCGTCGGTCGGCTGGATCTGAATTCCGAAGGGTTGCTGCTGTTGACCAACGATGGCGGCATCAAGCGCAAGCTTGAACTGCCCTCGACTGGCTGGTTGCGGAAGTACCGCGTGCGAGTGAACGGTCGCCCGAAGGACGAAGACTTCGAACCGTTGCGCAAGGGGCTGGTAATCGAAGGAGAGCGATTTCAGACAATGACCGTGTCGCTGGATCGCCAACAGGGCGCAAATGCCTGGCTGACGATCGGCTTGCGCGAAGGCAAGAACCGCGAAATCCGCCGCGCGATGGAGGATATCAGTTTAACCGTGAACCGACTGTTGCGCGTGTCCTACGGCCCCTTCCAGCTGGGGACTCTGAAACAGGGTGAGGTCGAAGAAGTCCGTCGCAGGGTCATGCGCGATCAACTGGGTCTGGATTCCGAAGATAAAGCCGACAACGCGCCCAAACGCCCGTCACGGCCACAAAGAAAACGACCTCAAATCGGCAAGATTCCCCGCAAGTGA
- the gatC gene encoding Asp-tRNA(Asn)/Glu-tRNA(Gln) amidotransferase subunit GatC gives MSIDQSTAAKVAKLARIKVEDDALPALASEFNTILGFIEQLNEVDVEGVEPMVSVTPMRLKRRQDEVTDGNQQDKILANAPDAREGFFAVPKVVE, from the coding sequence ATGTCGATTGACCAAAGCACCGCCGCCAAAGTGGCCAAGCTGGCCCGGATCAAGGTCGAGGATGACGCGCTGCCGGCGCTGGCATCCGAGTTCAACACCATCCTAGGGTTCATCGAACAGCTGAACGAAGTGGATGTGGAAGGTGTCGAGCCGATGGTCTCGGTCACACCCATGCGCCTCAAGCGTCGTCAGGACGAAGTCACTGATGGCAATCAGCAGGACAAGATTCTGGCCAACGCCCCCGACGCCCGTGAAGGGTTCTTCGCAGTCCCCAAAGTGGTGGAGTAA
- a CDS encoding 5-bromo-4-chloroindolyl phosphate hydrolysis family protein — protein sequence MAKRFGGKYSPQGDETENAPLPRGQFDGARVEPAGARANTLFLPAIPLVFLSLNDGAIGMTIGLIAAGFLTAAAFLLREGLRAEAAYNARKTARRPAFPRKIFASVLTGLGAGLASYRSEFLDAEAAAQVSLLAPVLFGVAATVLHSVSFGLDPMKDKGMEGVDTYQQDRVARVVDDAEKQLSEMTDAIKRAGDRRVEARVERFQDTARDLFRTVEEDPRDLAGARKYLTVYLRGARDATVKFADVYARTRDAQALADYSALLDDLEQNFSARTRKMLLDDRSDLTVEIDVLRERLQREGVRLD from the coding sequence ATGGCAAAACGGTTTGGCGGTAAATACAGCCCACAGGGCGATGAAACGGAAAACGCTCCGCTGCCAAGGGGTCAGTTTGACGGCGCGCGGGTCGAGCCCGCTGGTGCGCGTGCGAATACTTTGTTTCTGCCCGCCATTCCTCTGGTGTTTCTGTCCCTGAACGACGGCGCGATTGGCATGACCATCGGGTTGATCGCCGCTGGTTTTCTGACGGCGGCCGCATTCTTGCTGCGGGAAGGCCTGAGGGCCGAGGCCGCGTACAACGCCCGCAAAACCGCCCGAAGGCCCGCTTTTCCGCGCAAGATCTTTGCCAGTGTTCTCACTGGCCTTGGCGCAGGCCTTGCGTCTTACAGATCCGAGTTTCTGGACGCTGAGGCAGCCGCGCAGGTCAGCCTGTTGGCCCCCGTACTGTTTGGCGTTGCGGCGACCGTTCTGCACTCTGTCTCATTTGGACTTGATCCGATGAAGGACAAAGGGATGGAAGGGGTCGACACCTATCAGCAAGACCGTGTGGCCCGCGTGGTCGATGATGCCGAGAAACAGTTGTCGGAAATGACGGATGCCATAAAACGCGCGGGCGACCGACGCGTCGAAGCCCGTGTGGAGCGGTTTCAGGACACCGCACGTGACCTGTTCCGCACGGTCGAGGAAGATCCTCGCGATCTGGCCGGAGCCAGAAAATACCTGACCGTCTATCTGCGGGGCGCGCGTGACGCGACTGTCAAGTTTGCTGATGTCTACGCGCGCACCCGTGATGCGCAGGCGCTTGCCGACTATTCCGCCCTGCTGGACGATCTGGAGCAGAATTTTTCCGCACGTACGCGGAAAATGTTATTGGATGACCGCAGTGATCTGACGGTCGAAATCGACGTGTTGCGTGAAAGACTGCAGCGCGAAGGCGTCCGGTTGGACTGA
- a CDS encoding toxic anion resistance protein, translating to MSDEIKKKAVQAETLVQEVTAVALPEPQAEVVSLEEADEPVSAEIRKRMNEIDMDNTNSIVAFGSSAQAELQEISQAMLADVRNKDVGPAGDSLRNIVTTIRGFSVSELDVRRERSWWEKLLGRAAPFAKFTAQYEDVQDQIDRITDDLLGHEHTLLKDIKSLDLLYEKTLDFYDELALYIAAGEEKLTELDSHAIPEKEAEVQAAPEEQQVMKAQELRDMRAARDDLERRVHDLKLTRQVTMQSLPSIRLVQENDKSLVTKINSTLVNTVPLWETQLAQAVTIQRSAEAAAAVRDANDLTNELLTSNAANLRESNKMIRQEMERGVFDIEAVKQANADLIGTINESLAIADEGKAKRAAAEAELQKMEKELRDTLASAKARRDGTGDNAGTAVPG from the coding sequence ATGTCCGATGAGATCAAGAAAAAGGCAGTTCAGGCCGAAACTCTGGTACAGGAAGTCACCGCAGTTGCCCTGCCCGAACCACAGGCCGAAGTCGTGTCGCTGGAGGAAGCCGACGAACCCGTCAGCGCCGAAATCCGCAAGCGGATGAATGAAATCGACATGGACAACACCAATTCGATCGTCGCGTTTGGCTCGTCCGCTCAGGCCGAACTTCAGGAAATCAGCCAGGCCATGCTGGCGGATGTGCGCAACAAGGATGTCGGCCCGGCCGGTGACAGCCTGCGCAACATCGTAACCACGATACGCGGGTTCTCGGTCAGTGAACTTGACGTGCGTCGCGAACGTAGCTGGTGGGAAAAACTGTTGGGCAGAGCTGCACCATTTGCAAAATTTACCGCTCAGTACGAAGACGTTCAGGACCAGATCGACCGCATTACCGACGATCTACTGGGGCATGAGCATACGCTGCTCAAGGATATCAAGTCTTTGGACCTGCTGTATGAAAAGACCTTGGATTTCTATGATGAACTGGCGCTGTACATCGCGGCGGGCGAAGAGAAGCTGACCGAACTCGACAGCCACGCCATCCCTGAAAAAGAAGCCGAAGTTCAGGCTGCACCCGAAGAACAACAGGTGATGAAGGCGCAGGAACTGCGCGACATGCGCGCGGCACGCGATGACCTCGAACGCCGGGTTCATGACCTGAAACTGACACGACAGGTCACGATGCAGTCGCTGCCGTCGATCCGTTTGGTTCAGGAAAACGACAAGTCGCTGGTCACCAAGATCAACTCGACACTGGTGAACACCGTCCCGCTTTGGGAAACGCAACTGGCCCAGGCGGTTACGATCCAGCGCAGCGCCGAGGCCGCTGCCGCGGTGCGGGATGCCAATGACCTGACCAACGAGCTTTTGACCTCGAACGCAGCCAACCTGCGAGAATCGAACAAGATGATCCGCCAAGAAATGGAGCGCGGTGTGTTCGACATCGAAGCGGTCAAGCAGGCCAATGCCGACCTAATTGGCACCATCAACGAAAGCCTTGCGATTGCGGACGAAGGCAAGGCCAAACGCGCCGCAGCCGAAGCTGAGTTGCAGAAGATGGAAAAGGAACTGCGCGACACTTTGGCGTCTGCCAAGGCACGGCGCGACGGAACCGGCGACAATGCCGGTACGGCGGTACCTGGCTAA
- a CDS encoding ceramidase domain-containing protein, whose translation MDWIREIDGYCERLSADYWAEPINAITNAAFLIAAWIMWRRVRDQDMPLAKGLVVILAMIGIGSYLFHTHARVWAALADVVPILLFILVYIYAVNRDICRMSSGLAFVGMILFLPYAAAVAPLFQRVPGIGGSAAYAPVPLLILIYAFLLRGNDPNLARAMTLGALILILSITFRALDLQICKQWPMGTHFMWHILNAIMLGWMIEVYRAAFIRGRFDDGLGP comes from the coding sequence ATGGACTGGATTCGAGAAATCGATGGCTATTGCGAACGCTTGTCGGCGGACTATTGGGCCGAGCCGATCAATGCGATCACAAACGCTGCTTTTCTGATTGCCGCATGGATCATGTGGCGGCGCGTACGCGATCAGGACATGCCACTGGCCAAGGGTCTGGTCGTGATTCTGGCCATGATTGGGATCGGCAGCTATCTGTTTCACACCCATGCCAGGGTGTGGGCGGCATTGGCGGATGTGGTGCCGATCCTGCTGTTCATATTGGTCTATATATATGCGGTGAACCGGGACATCTGTCGCATGTCGTCTGGATTGGCCTTCGTCGGTATGATTCTGTTTCTTCCCTATGCGGCGGCCGTTGCACCATTGTTCCAACGTGTGCCAGGGATTGGTGGGTCGGCGGCTTATGCGCCGGTCCCTTTGTTGATCCTGATCTACGCGTTCCTGCTGCGGGGCAATGACCCGAACTTGGCCAGAGCGATGACGCTCGGGGCCCTGATCCTGATTCTATCCATCACTTTCCGTGCGCTCGATTTGCAAATTTGCAAGCAATGGCCGATGGGGACGCATTTCATGTGGCATATCCTGAATGCCATCATGCTGGGTTGGATGATCGAGGTGTATCGCGCGGCCTTCATCAGGGGCCGTTTCGACGATGGCCTTGGGCCTTGA
- a CDS encoding DUF4202 domain-containing protein has translation MSTQKQAVLDAIDAANENDPNQDDGRPAALLYGERMSAELDRLFPEASDALQIAARGQHVERWKLARSEYPEGRAGYLAWRKAQGEHHAEVVMGLMSREGYDAEQVEAAGRMLRKQGLKRDAEVQALEDVICFVFLEWYFQPFAAKHSAEKIQSIVEKTARKMSPDGRARVLREFDLPDHLAAAFQT, from the coding sequence ATGAGCACGCAAAAACAAGCGGTTCTGGACGCAATCGACGCAGCCAACGAAAATGACCCCAACCAAGACGATGGCCGCCCCGCGGCGCTGTTGTATGGCGAACGCATGAGTGCCGAGCTGGACCGCCTGTTTCCGGAAGCTTCTGACGCACTTCAGATCGCCGCGCGCGGGCAGCATGTTGAGCGTTGGAAACTTGCCCGCAGTGAATACCCCGAAGGCCGGGCGGGATATTTGGCCTGGCGCAAGGCGCAGGGCGAACACCATGCCGAAGTGGTCATGGGCTTGATGTCCCGTGAAGGTTATGACGCGGAACAGGTTGAGGCCGCAGGGCGCATGTTGCGCAAACAGGGCCTCAAGCGCGACGCAGAGGTGCAGGCGCTGGAAGACGTGATCTGCTTTGTATTCCTGGAATGGTATTTCCAGCCCTTTGCTGCGAAACACTCGGCCGAGAAAATCCAGAGCATCGTCGAAAAGACTGCCCGTAAGATGTCGCCCGACGGCCGCGCACGGGTATTGCGCGAATTCGATCTGCCCGATCATCTGGCCGCGGCCTTTCAGACCTGA
- a CDS encoding metal-dependent hydrolase — MNIIWLGHGSFRIETQGQVLLIDPWLTGNPVLPEDQHDAALDGATHILLTHTHFDHVVDILPLAKHLKVPVVGQYDLMGFWSETEGIETIGFNKGGTVDLNGVKVTMVPASHSSTFSTPDGLRTGGSEVGFMIAAEGHMLYVSGDTDIMADMDWMGDYHKPDIGILSAGGHFTMDMKATAYAAKRYFNFKAVIPCHYRTFPILEQSAQALIDGLPGVDVIEPEVMQPIKL, encoded by the coding sequence ATGAACATTATCTGGCTGGGCCATGGCAGTTTTCGCATTGAAACTCAGGGGCAGGTTCTGTTGATCGACCCGTGGCTGACCGGCAACCCGGTCTTGCCGGAAGATCAGCATGATGCAGCGCTGGATGGTGCGACTCATATCCTTCTGACCCACACGCATTTCGACCACGTGGTTGATATTCTGCCGCTGGCCAAACACCTGAAAGTCCCCGTTGTCGGCCAGTATGATCTGATGGGATTCTGGAGCGAAACGGAAGGCATTGAGACCATCGGTTTCAACAAGGGTGGCACCGTCGATCTGAACGGCGTCAAGGTGACAATGGTTCCGGCTTCTCACAGCTCGACCTTTTCAACACCGGACGGTCTGCGCACCGGTGGCAGTGAAGTCGGCTTCATGATCGCGGCTGAGGGGCATATGCTCTATGTCTCGGGCGATACCGACATCATGGCCGACATGGATTGGATGGGAGATTACCACAAGCCCGATATCGGCATCCTTTCGGCCGGCGGGCATTTCACCATGGACATGAAAGCCACCGCCTATGCCGCCAAGCGCTACTTCAACTTCAAGGCGGTCATCCCATGCCACTACAGAACGTTCCCCATCCTGGAACAGTCCGCACAGGCGTTGATCGACGGATTGCCGGGGGTCGATGTGATCGAGCCTGAGGTGATGCAGCCGATCAAACTCTAG
- a CDS encoding DUF2927 domain-containing protein, which translates to MGIVSFLALANCDETLTSSVVPQPRPAPAPVAANAYVPPSAASQDLARFYRRVERDLLVRGLLRIDGGGPDTPYDTEDLSRNFEAIAFYSEYPTQSVAVGSRQTDGQLSRWSGSVRIQTEFGPSVLPSARQKDTDQVRSFAARLARLTDHPISVVSRNANFHVFFAGKDDSAYVVSRLKQLIPNIGQDSLNLVANPRANIDCLVFASATTSSPHRYVRAVSLIRAELTDLGRQSCIHEEIAQGLGLSNDSPAARPSIFNDDDEFALLTSHDEKLLTMLYDPRLQPGVDVDEARPIVRIIAHELMGQPL; encoded by the coding sequence TTGGGGATAGTATCATTCCTGGCCCTGGCCAATTGCGATGAGACCCTGACGTCATCCGTTGTTCCGCAACCCCGCCCCGCACCCGCACCTGTGGCAGCCAATGCTTATGTGCCGCCGTCTGCCGCAAGTCAGGATCTGGCGCGCTTTTATCGGCGGGTTGAACGGGACCTGCTGGTGCGGGGACTTTTGCGCATCGATGGGGGCGGCCCCGACACCCCCTATGATACCGAAGATCTGTCGCGGAATTTCGAAGCGATTGCGTTCTACAGTGAGTATCCGACGCAGAGCGTCGCGGTTGGCTCTCGTCAGACGGACGGGCAACTCAGCCGATGGTCCGGGTCGGTGCGCATACAGACCGAGTTCGGCCCTTCCGTGCTTCCCTCTGCACGGCAGAAAGACACAGATCAGGTTCGGTCCTTTGCCGCCCGTCTGGCCAGATTGACCGATCATCCGATTTCCGTCGTCTCTCGCAACGCCAATTTCCATGTCTTTTTTGCAGGCAAGGACGACAGCGCCTATGTCGTATCCCGCCTGAAGCAGCTGATCCCGAATATCGGTCAGGACTCGCTGAACCTGGTGGCCAATCCACGTGCCAATATCGATTGTCTGGTGTTTGCATCGGCAACGACCTCATCACCACACAGATACGTACGAGCCGTTTCCCTTATCCGGGCCGAATTGACGGATCTGGGCCGCCAAAGCTGCATTCACGAAGAAATTGCTCAGGGTCTTGGCCTGTCCAATGACAGCCCGGCAGCGCGACCTTCGATTTTCAATGATGACGACGAGTTTGCCCTGCTGACCAGCCACGACGAAAAGCTGCTGACGATGCTGTATGACCCGCGACTGCAGCCCGGCGTAGACGTCGACGAAGCACGACCCATTGTAAGAATTATTGCACACGAACTGATGGGGCAGCCGCTCTGA
- a CDS encoding nucleoside deaminase has protein sequence MVFKSHMEQALAEARAAADRGEVPVGAVIVGPDGTVVAAAGNQTRELNDPTAHAEIVALRAACAQTGSERLPDHDLYVTLEPCAMCAAALAAARIRRIYYGAADPKSGGVAHGARVFSHAQAHHVPEVYDGIACEDAAALLKDFFASRRKDVPS, from the coding sequence ATGGTGTTCAAATCGCATATGGAACAGGCCCTGGCCGAGGCGCGCGCAGCGGCTGATCGCGGCGAGGTGCCCGTGGGGGCTGTTATCGTCGGTCCGGACGGAACCGTTGTGGCGGCGGCTGGAAACCAAACGCGTGAGCTGAATGACCCCACGGCCCATGCTGAAATCGTGGCCTTGCGTGCAGCCTGTGCGCAGACGGGGTCTGAACGGCTGCCGGATCACGATCTTTATGTCACGCTGGAGCCTTGCGCGATGTGCGCAGCGGCCTTGGCGGCCGCGCGCATCCGGCGGATCTATTACGGTGCGGCAGACCCCAAGTCCGGGGGTGTGGCGCATGGTGCACGCGTATTTTCGCATGCACAGGCGCATCACGTGCCCGAGGTTTATGACGGGATTGCCTGCGAAGACGCCGCCGCACTTTTGAAAGACTTCTTTGCGTCGCGCCGGAAGGACGTGCCAAGCTGA